The Acetomicrobium flavidum genome window below encodes:
- a CDS encoding mechanosensitive ion channel family protein yields the protein MHMTIWGNGLGTWAVAIFAGVISFFLFCYAVKLADRYLSILLERKPGTAAGLILDLVRQINVYFIFLLALLIGSSFLNLPARLSKIISVLVILFLLFQIGLWGDKVISYWLNIKIKKKVTEDPSTATMLSAFGFMGKLLFWGIIVLIGLENMGIDVTALVAGLGIGGIAVALAAQNILSDLFASWSIVLDKPFLVGDFIVIDDLSGNVEHIGLKTTRIRSLTGEQVVISNSDLLKCRIRNYKRMYERRVVFTFGVTYETPIEKLKEIPNIIKDVITSMENTRFDRAHFVSYGSFALNFEVVYYVLSADYNLYMDIQQKINLMLLEEFKKIGVAFAYPVQTIYVAGKEPVSVSVEGLERLQPKRG from the coding sequence ATGCATATGACGATATGGGGCAACGGCCTTGGCACATGGGCTGTAGCCATATTTGCCGGTGTAATTTCCTTCTTCCTCTTCTGTTACGCCGTAAAGCTAGCCGACAGGTACCTTTCCATATTGCTTGAGCGTAAGCCCGGCACTGCTGCAGGCCTTATCCTGGACCTTGTCAGGCAAATAAACGTTTACTTCATCTTCCTTCTTGCCCTGCTCATTGGTTCATCTTTTCTTAACCTGCCGGCAAGGCTTTCGAAGATCATATCGGTGCTTGTCATACTTTTCCTTCTTTTTCAAATAGGCCTGTGGGGAGATAAGGTAATAAGCTACTGGCTTAATATCAAGATAAAAAAGAAGGTCACGGAAGACCCCTCCACGGCCACCATGCTTTCGGCCTTTGGCTTCATGGGAAAGCTGCTGTTTTGGGGCATAATCGTGCTGATCGGCCTGGAAAACATGGGCATAGACGTCACGGCCCTCGTAGCAGGGCTTGGCATAGGCGGCATTGCCGTGGCCTTAGCGGCACAGAACATATTAAGCGACCTCTTTGCCTCGTGGTCCATAGTGCTGGATAAGCCCTTCCTCGTCGGCGACTTCATAGTCATCGACGACCTTTCCGGAAACGTCGAACACATTGGCTTAAAGACCACCAGGATAAGGAGCTTGACGGGAGAGCAGGTCGTAATCTCAAACTCCGACCTCCTCAAATGCCGTATAAGAAACTACAAGCGCATGTACGAAAGAAGGGTCGTCTTCACATTCGGCGTGACATACGAGACACCCATAGAAAAGCTCAAGGAGATCCCAAACATCATCAAAGACGTCATCACCTCCATGGAAAACACTCGTTTTGACAGGGCCCATTTTGTAAGCTACGGCAGCTTTGCGCTCAACTTCGAGGTCGTCTATTACGTCCTGTCTGCAGACTACAACCTCTACATGGACATCCAACAAAAGATAAACCTCATGCTCCTGGAGGAGTTTAAAAAAATTGGTGTTGCCTTTGCCTATCCCGTGCAGACGATCTACGTGGCGGGAAAAGAGCCCGTAAGCGTATCCGTCGAAGGGCTTGAAAGGCTCCAACCGAAGCGGGGGTGA
- the speD gene encoding adenosylmethionine decarboxylase — MHKQKGVFCMNPKGHHYIVEASGCAEIIGEVDKMQEILVEAARRANAQVWAVSFHRFPPNGVSGVVVISESHLSVHTWPELEYMALDIYTCGSETRPEVAVDYVLERVQAKHTHVTEITRGLDDGDREFYHSLITWEEQLRTNGGQESDKGK, encoded by the coding sequence ATGCATAAACAAAAGGGGGTGTTTTGCATGAATCCGAAGGGACATCACTATATCGTCGAAGCCTCCGGCTGTGCAGAAATCATTGGGGAAGTCGACAAGATGCAGGAAATCCTCGTCGAGGCGGCACGTCGTGCGAACGCCCAGGTCTGGGCCGTTTCCTTCCACCGCTTTCCTCCGAACGGGGTAAGCGGCGTGGTAGTCATAAGCGAATCGCACCTTTCGGTTCATACCTGGCCTGAGCTTGAATACATGGCGCTTGACATATACACCTGTGGCAGCGAGACGCGCCCGGAGGTCGCCGTTGATTACGTTCTCGAAAGAGTGCAGGCAAAACACACCCATGTGACCGAGATCACCCGCGGGCTCGACGACGGAGACCGCGAGTTCTACCACTCCCTGATCACGTGGGAAGAGCAGCTTAGGACCAACGGAGGACAGGAATCCGACAAAGGCAAGTGA
- a CDS encoding Rpn family recombination-promoting nuclease/putative transposase — protein MPKDDLTPKDPHDRLFKRVMSDEANVRQFIKEFLPKDISSQIDLKEIKLIPTEKIKGYNKYYMDIAVECKIADTKGQLYFVFEHKSYPDPGVLLQILSYMTVTWDEQKKKNKPLTPIIPVVIYHGSSSWNVTTHFQGQFRNIGESIKPYIPEFNYVLVDLTQIPNDEIEQKAKDTPFLMASLLLMKLVALHDIEEITRIAVIISLSEEERIILILYLFYTLDVDQDTMQRIVKELGGEELMPSLAEKLIKQGKQEGEIKGKQDLLIKQLRRKFGLSSSDEKMIRSVTDESKLDAAAEAVLDAKSKDEVLKLLG, from the coding sequence GTGCCAAAAGACGACCTTACGCCCAAAGACCCCCACGACAGGCTCTTTAAAAGGGTAATGTCAGATGAAGCAAACGTAAGACAGTTCATAAAGGAATTTCTACCCAAAGACATTTCAAGCCAGATAGACCTAAAGGAAATAAAGCTCATTCCAACAGAAAAGATCAAGGGCTACAACAAGTACTACATGGACATAGCCGTGGAATGCAAAATAGCAGATACTAAAGGACAGCTTTATTTTGTATTCGAGCATAAGTCATACCCTGACCCCGGAGTCTTACTTCAGATACTGAGCTATATGACCGTAACGTGGGACGAGCAGAAAAAGAAAAATAAACCACTTACACCTATAATCCCCGTAGTCATCTATCACGGCTCTTCAAGCTGGAACGTAACGACTCATTTTCAAGGGCAATTTCGAAATATAGGTGAATCCATAAAACCTTACATCCCTGAGTTCAACTACGTATTAGTAGACTTGACTCAAATTCCCAACGACGAGATAGAACAAAAGGCAAAAGACACGCCCTTTTTGATGGCAAGCCTGCTTTTAATGAAGCTTGTAGCCTTACATGACATAGAGGAAATCACGAGGATAGCTGTTATAATAAGCTTGTCCGAAGAGGAAAGGATAATACTGATCCTATATTTATTCTACACTCTAGACGTAGACCAAGACACCATGCAACGGATAGTAAAAGAACTTGGAGGTGAAGAGCTTATGCCGTCTCTGGCAGAGAAGCTGATAAAACAAGGTAAACAAGAAGGCGAAATCAAAGGCAAACAAGATTTGCTTATAAAACAACTGCGCCGCAAATTTGGCCTGTCATCTTCTGATGAAAAGATGATCCGCTCCGTTACCGACGAATCCAAGCTTGACGCCGCAGCCGAAGCCGTGCTTGACGCCAAATCCAAGGACGAAGTGCTTAAACTACTGGGATAA
- a CDS encoding exonuclease/endonuclease/phosphatase family protein, producing the protein MSAVHSLNSKRMHKNTMILNYIIHKITLLCYCILLFLLPNFNESFAFPVATFNIQNFCLKNDSHLNEEAYTIDEIYKLASIMKESKAQLFALQEIRDIRSLECLISCFPAWWRMEFSDAGGKQQLAFIWNKNYFQKKPDTTKQWFSDEIFEYEYNGIIKKPKLFDRPPLEITFFSQKLGTQITFINVHLKSKTLSRYMNETAGNDYNITKWHAQVKALKYICKPYKTKNIFHPRRNLIFLGDFNRDDQEGDKQIRKLGIQVYKLRNGFSYDKNKHNLDFLDYTTWMTS; encoded by the coding sequence ATGAGTGCAGTACATTCATTAAACAGTAAGAGAATGCATAAGAATACTATGATATTAAATTACATTATCCACAAAATAACCTTACTATGTTATTGTATACTATTATTTTTACTTCCGAATTTTAATGAATCTTTCGCTTTTCCAGTTGCGACATTTAACATTCAAAATTTCTGCTTAAAAAATGATTCGCACTTGAATGAAGAGGCTTATACTATTGACGAGATATATAAACTTGCCAGTATTATGAAGGAATCTAAAGCCCAACTTTTCGCCTTACAAGAAATTAGAGACATAAGATCACTTGAATGTCTTATTAGTTGCTTCCCGGCTTGGTGGAGGATGGAGTTTAGCGATGCAGGCGGCAAACAGCAACTTGCCTTTATTTGGAACAAGAATTATTTTCAGAAAAAACCAGATACAACAAAGCAATGGTTTAGTGATGAGATATTTGAGTATGAATATAATGGTATAATAAAAAAACCAAAGCTTTTTGACAGGCCTCCTTTAGAGATAACGTTTTTCAGTCAAAAGCTAGGCACTCAAATAACTTTTATAAATGTTCATCTTAAAAGTAAAACATTAAGCAGGTATATGAATGAGACAGCTGGTAATGACTATAATATAACGAAATGGCATGCGCAGGTTAAAGCGTTGAAATACATTTGTAAACCATACAAAACAAAGAATATATTTCATCCCCGCAGAAATTTAATTTTCTTAGGGGATTTTAATAGAGATGATCAAGAAGGAGATAAGCAAATTAGAAAACTAGGAATCCAGGTTTACAAATTAAGAAATGGTTTTTCATATGATAAAAATAAGCATAATCTAGATTTCTTGGATTATACAACCTGGATGACAAGTTAA
- a CDS encoding FkbM family methyltransferase yields the protein MEEKLNSAKEIIVFGAGGSGKKVKAYLEREMKLRVHCFVDNDPEKWDKSIDDVPIISPSRLLSLYSTFANPLICIASYWAKDIACQLLDMGIKDYINNVTCYFDRKMLTSHLDELKTVYNLLDDDLSKKTFLSVIEYRKSLDPICLIVSEYDQYCHPSIDFAGCKVLFDVGAWTGDTAIKFAKLIDQNGKVVAFEPTPHSMADLCKNIHDEGLENNVIPVAAGVSDRNGYAWIQLSQLSSSNCISSTGSLLVNITTIDDFCNEVKMVPNLIKMDIEGGEMAALRGAKNTIVKYGPGLQVCIYHRCEDLWEIPLFLKELRPDYKLYLGHHSKNLCETVIYAVSS from the coding sequence GTGGAAGAAAAGCTTAACAGCGCTAAAGAGATCATTGTTTTTGGAGCAGGCGGCAGCGGTAAGAAAGTCAAAGCATATTTGGAAAGGGAGATGAAACTTAGAGTTCATTGTTTTGTCGATAACGATCCGGAAAAGTGGGATAAAAGCATAGATGACGTACCTATCATTTCTCCTTCGAGATTATTGTCTCTTTATAGTACATTTGCCAATCCGCTGATATGCATTGCCAGCTATTGGGCAAAAGATATAGCTTGTCAACTCCTAGATATGGGTATTAAAGATTACATTAATAATGTAACTTGTTATTTTGACCGAAAAATGCTTACAAGCCATTTAGATGAGCTTAAAACAGTTTATAATCTTCTTGATGACGATTTGTCTAAAAAAACATTTCTTTCCGTTATCGAATATCGTAAATCACTAGATCCTATCTGTTTAATAGTTTCCGAGTACGATCAGTATTGCCACCCCTCAATAGATTTTGCGGGGTGTAAGGTTTTATTTGATGTTGGGGCATGGACTGGGGATACAGCAATTAAATTTGCAAAACTTATAGATCAAAATGGTAAAGTTGTGGCCTTTGAACCGACACCACATAGCATGGCTGATTTATGTAAAAATATTCACGATGAAGGCCTTGAAAATAATGTTATTCCGGTAGCTGCAGGAGTAAGCGACAGAAACGGATATGCATGGATTCAGTTATCCCAGCTCAGCAGTTCTAACTGCATTTCATCAACGGGTTCCCTGTTGGTCAATATCACAACCATAGACGATTTCTGTAACGAAGTCAAAATGGTGCCCAATCTGATAAAGATGGACATAGAAGGCGGTGAGATGGCGGCATTGCGTGGGGCAAAGAATACCATTGTTAAATATGGCCCCGGACTTCAAGTGTGCATTTACCATCGCTGTGAGGATTTATGGGAAATTCCGCTGTTTCTCAAAGAACTTCGGCCTGATTATAAGCTTTATTTAGGGCATCATAGCAAAAACCTTTGTGAGACAGTTATATATGCAGTTAGCAGTTAA
- a CDS encoding DUF4910 domain-containing protein: MHNLIGKQMYEFLSDLFPICRSITGGGVRQTLRAIQKHIPIEIREVPTGTQAFDWTVPREWNIKDAYVMDESGNKVVDFRKNNLHVLGYSIPVNKVVSYAELQEHLYSLPEQPDAIPYVTSYYQERWGFCIAHSDRVKLKRYNYKVFIDSELKDGYLTYGELVVPGKSQKEVFLSTYICHPSMANDNLSGPTVATFLAKWIMSTDRRYTYRIVYVPETIGSIVYLSKNLERMKKNVIAGFNLTCMGDNRQYSYLATRMGNLYVDRVALNVLRHKHPNFVKYSFLDRGSDERQYDAPGVDLPVCSVMRSKYGTYPEYHTSLDNLSLVSPEGLYGAYDVIKECIFLIENDHIYKIKCLCEPQLGRRGLYPTLSAKNSASTVRNMMNFIAYADGKNDLIDISDKIGVPVWELYAIIDQLKSADLLDVLDITE, translated from the coding sequence ATGCATAATCTAATTGGCAAACAGATGTATGAATTCTTAAGCGACTTGTTTCCGATATGCAGGTCTATCACTGGCGGCGGGGTTAGGCAGACGCTAAGGGCGATACAAAAACATATACCGATCGAAATCCGTGAAGTTCCGACCGGAACTCAAGCGTTTGATTGGACAGTTCCTAGGGAATGGAATATCAAAGATGCTTATGTTATGGACGAAAGCGGAAATAAGGTGGTCGACTTTAGGAAAAATAATCTGCACGTTCTCGGGTATTCGATTCCGGTAAATAAGGTCGTTTCTTACGCCGAACTCCAGGAGCACCTATATTCTCTGCCCGAGCAACCCGATGCAATTCCATACGTCACTTCTTACTACCAGGAAAGATGGGGATTTTGCATAGCTCACAGCGATCGAGTCAAGCTAAAAAGATACAATTACAAAGTTTTTATTGACAGTGAGTTAAAGGATGGATATCTGACATATGGCGAACTGGTAGTTCCGGGAAAATCCCAGAAGGAGGTTTTTCTTTCGACATACATATGTCATCCCTCGATGGCTAATGATAACCTGTCAGGTCCGACAGTTGCGACATTCCTCGCCAAATGGATCATGAGCACAGATAGGCGGTACACCTACCGTATCGTGTATGTACCGGAAACCATAGGATCCATAGTATATTTGAGCAAAAATCTCGAACGCATGAAGAAAAACGTAATAGCTGGCTTTAACCTTACGTGTATGGGGGATAACAGGCAATATTCCTATTTAGCAACCAGGATGGGCAATCTCTATGTTGATAGGGTTGCCTTAAATGTGCTTAGACATAAACATCCAAATTTCGTTAAGTATTCGTTTTTGGACAGAGGAAGCGATGAGAGACAATATGATGCCCCTGGGGTTGATTTACCCGTATGTTCGGTTATGCGAAGCAAGTATGGGACGTATCCTGAATATCATACTTCTTTGGATAACTTAAGCCTTGTCAGCCCTGAAGGTTTGTATGGAGCATATGATGTAATAAAAGAATGCATTTTTCTCATAGAAAATGATCATATTTACAAGATAAAATGCTTATGCGAACCACAACTGGGAAGGCGTGGCTTGTACCCGACACTAAGTGCTAAAAATTCTGCTTCGACAGTCAGGAATATGATGAACTTCATAGCCTATGCCGACGGCAAGAACGATTTGATCGATATAAGCGATAAAATTGGCGTTCCAGTCTGGGAACTATATGCAATAATAGACCAACTGAAGTCGGCAGATTTATTGGATGTGTTGGATATTACAGAATGA
- a CDS encoding AAC(3) family N-acetyltransferase, with the protein MDCDERGKDYLYICDDSEKIYYADIADALCSANIEKGDIIFVHSDVSVFGKLGNIRDRDKFLGMILNAFKEAVGSEGTIIMPTFTYSFTKGETYCPETSPSTVGVLTEFFRKQSGVTRTIHPIFSAAVWGKEKAYFTEGLSKDSFDDDSIFGKLRKKKGKLVFFGVDFHVMTFLHHIEQKHVVPYRYMKSFTGRIKVGDKEYEDTYTYYVRYLDKNVVTDASRFERYALECGALKEVKLGYSAVKVARSNDIFDVGYELLDKDIFFFLKDKVMI; encoded by the coding sequence ATGGATTGTGACGAAAGAGGAAAAGATTATTTATATATTTGTGATGATAGTGAAAAAATATACTACGCTGATATTGCCGATGCCTTGTGCAGTGCCAATATCGAAAAAGGCGATATCATCTTTGTTCATTCCGATGTCTCTGTATTTGGTAAGCTGGGAAATATAAGGGATAGGGACAAATTCCTGGGCATGATATTGAATGCATTTAAAGAAGCGGTTGGCTCAGAAGGAACGATAATCATGCCTACCTTCACCTACAGCTTTACCAAGGGCGAAACTTATTGTCCTGAAACCTCACCTTCTACAGTAGGGGTACTTACGGAGTTTTTTAGGAAGCAAAGCGGTGTCACAAGGACCATACATCCGATATTTTCGGCAGCAGTGTGGGGCAAAGAGAAAGCCTACTTTACGGAAGGGTTAAGCAAGGACTCTTTCGATGATGACTCCATCTTTGGGAAGTTGCGAAAGAAAAAGGGTAAGCTGGTCTTTTTTGGGGTAGATTTTCATGTCATGACTTTTTTACATCACATTGAGCAAAAACATGTGGTTCCCTACAGGTATATGAAATCGTTCACCGGAAGGATAAAAGTCGGAGACAAAGAGTACGAAGATACTTACACGTATTACGTTAGGTATTTGGATAAAAACGTAGTAACCGATGCATCCCGGTTTGAAAGGTATGCATTGGAGTGCGGTGCATTAAAGGAAGTAAAGTTGGGATACAGCGCCGTAAAGGTAGCAAGATCAAATGATATATTCGATGTAGGTTATGAATTGTTGGATAAGGATATCTTCTTTTTCTTGAAAGATAAGGTAATGATATGA